The genomic stretch AGGCCTCGGCGGTGTCGTTGACGACGCGGTACAGGTGGAGCTGGCCACCGCCGGCCGTGGCTTCGGCCAAGCGCATGAGGTCGGTCAGTTGCGTTTGATCGACAAACGGGATCGTCAGCGACACGGCCAGGGTCTTGGGCTTGAAGCCCTTGTGCGCCTTGTCGGTGTTGCTGGTCTGCCCCGACATGTCGCCGCTCTCGATACGCAGGTTGGCGGTGACCTTGAGGTTCTTCCCCTGGACCTTCTGTCCGTCGAGCAACAGCGTCATAGGCCCACCAGCTCTTGGACGAAGCTCAATCCCTCTTTCGTGCCCACCAGCAACAGGCCGGCGCACTGCACCCACTCATGCCCCGGGGCGTCTCCGGCCAGCAGCTCGCGGCGCAGCTCGCTGGTGTTGCCCGGGCCGATCAGGCGCGCCCGCATGCTGACGTCAGCGGATCCCCCGGCCAGCAGCTCTTTCAGCTCAGCCAACTGCCGGTCCCGTCCTTGCTGCTGGGCGCTCTTGCGGGCGGCGAGCGCGGCCAGGTCGCCCAGCGGCGAGCTGTCAGCCGCGTAGCCCTCCAGCACGGCGAGCTGGCCCGCCATGGACTGCTTGGCGGCCTTGACCACCGTGCAGCGTTCCAGCGGCAGCGCCTGCCAGCGTGGCAACGGCCCGGCGCCGGGGATCTCCCACTTGTCGTTCTCCAGCTTGGCCAGGTGCTGGGCGCGGCGCTCCGTGCGCACCAGGTCGGGGATCGGCAAAAGGGCGTTGAACCGCGACAGGCCGCTGGCCAACTGCTCCAGGCGCGTGCCCAGGAACAGGATCGACAAGGCGTATTGCTGCCCCCCCGGGCGCCCCGTGTCGGTGGCGTCCTCCAGCTTTTTCGCCAGGTGTTCCAGCACGTTCGGCGCCGACAGGAAGCGCTGGTAGCCCTTGCCCTGGCCGATGCCGCTCTGGAACGGCGTCACCACCAGGCACGCCGGTGCCTGGCCCAACTGCTCGCTGAGCGCGGCACGGCCGGCCGCAATCGCGTCCTTTGCCGCGTCGCCGACGGGCCCCGGGTTGGTGCTGGCCAGGCCCTCCAGCCCGGCGAGGCGGCGGGCGGTGCCGGCCAGCTCCCCGCCGGCCAGGCCCTGAGCCGCCGCCAGTCCGCCCATCCATTGCGTGGCCTTCTCCGGCCAGCGCATCGTCACCGGTGACCAGGTCATGCCGGCACCGTCCAGGCGATGTCCCTCATCGCCTGCAGGTCTTTGTCCTGCAGGGCCTTGGCCACCGCCTGGCGCAGGCTCTCGGCGCGCTGCTGCGCGGCCTGGCGGAAGCGCACCAGGTCATGGCTGACTTTCTGCAGTTGCGCGATGGTGTGCGGCCGGAAGGCCATCACCTGATGGGCGTCATAGCATGGGTAGGTGTCGTCCAGGCCCAGCAGCACCTGGGCGTTCAGGCTAACCTGGTCGTCGATCGCGCTGCCGTAGCGGTAGGCCTCGCCCAGGGCGCTGGAACTGAATCCGCCGGCGACGTGGGCCGCGCACTCGCTCTCGATCAGCTGCAGCTTTTTCGCCTGCAGCGCGGCCAGCACGGCATCGATGTCGTCGATCCATTCGCCGTCCTTCCAGACCTGGTTCGGCCCGGGCTTCTTCATCGTGTAGCCGGCCGGCACCGGCTCGAAGCCCTCCAGCGTGCGCGGCTCGCCGGTGTCGATGCTGTACACCACGACGCCGCCGAAGTAGTCCACAAGCTGCCAGGCCTTGCCGTTCCACCATGCGGCCTTGTGTTCGGGGATCGCCGGCGGCGCGGTTTCGACGCAGCCGCCGGGGATCAGGTAGACGCCGGGCTCCAGCGGCGATTCGTCGGCGGTCACGGCCGCGACGAAGATGCCCAGGTGGTTGGTCTGGTAGACGAGTTTGTCGGTCATGCTCGATCTCAATACTTGATGCAGAAAAGGAGGGCCATGTTCTTCGGCCGGGTTTCATTGCCGCCCGAGGGCGTGACGACGATGCCGTGGGTGTGGGCGCCCCCGACGTTCACGCCAACGTTGTGGACGTGCGCTTCCGCCCAGCCGATGCCGACGTTGTGCGCGTGGTTGCCTTGGTAGTCCGTGCGGTAAGGGCGGTTGTCCGCGTTCTGGCCATACGGCAGCTCAAGCGTGACCGCGCTGCCGCCAGCGGTTGAAGCGCCAATCGAAATGCCGGCGCCGTTGTCGACGTACCGAAAGCCGTGGTCGTGGTTGCCCTGGGCGTCGGTCCAGGCCGTGTGGATGTGTGCCCCCTGGGCGTCGGTCGAGGCCAAGTGCGCGTGGTCGCCGGCGGTGGCGGCCGATGCGGAGTGCGCGTGGGAGGCCAGCAGCATTTCCTGATAGCTGCCCAGGGCGCGTCCCGGATCGATGCCACGTCCGTCGTCCCAGGCCCGGGGGAACAGCCCGCGCAGATCTGGCAAGCCGAACGTGGTGCTTCCGTCGCCGGCGCCGAATGACGTGCCGAGGCGGGCAAAGAGCGTAGCGAAGGTGGTTCGGGACACGTTCGCGCCGTTGCACTTGAGCCAGCCGGTGGGCGCCGAGGAAAGAGCGAACCCCGCCACCATGCCGGTCATGGAGTCGCCGACCAGCTTCTGCACCTTGTTCAGTGCGGCGGTCGTGGCCAGGATCTCGCTGCTGTTGGTTTCCGGATCGTCGCTCTTGGCGTTGGGCAGGTTGCCCAGCTGGATGTCTTCTTTGGTTGTGCCCCGGGCGCGGAGGTTCGCGTAGTCGCCGTCCCGCGCCGCGAAGTGCTGGATCAGCGGGCCCGTGACCGGCTCGGGCTGGCGCATGTCCGAAAACCCCACTGAGGACAGGAAGTGGGCCACCGGCACGCAGTAATGGCGGGCGCCGGCGGAATCGGTGTAGTCGGCCTGTTCGCCGTACACCACTTTCCAGGTCGCCACCCGGTCGTTCAGTTGGCGTTCCAGGCACACGTCCAGGTTGATTCTGCCGACCGGGATAACGCCGGTGATGGGCAGCGCTTCGGCCAATGCCACGCGAATCCCCTCGATGTACGCCGTGCCCGGGCGCAGCTGGAACCCGTTGGCGGTCTTCTCGAAGGCCAGCGAGTCGGCGAAGAAGCAGGCGCGGCCGTACAGGCTGCGGTTGCTCTGGCGCTCGCGCTCATCGATGCCCGCCAGGCGCACGGTGAAGTCGTGTTGCCAGGTGCTGGCGTCGATGGTCACGCCGGTCAGCGCCTGGGCGCCGTCGAAGGCCACCAGGAAGTTGCGGGTGACGTTGTTGCCGACCTGCAGCGGCGGGATGTTCTTGCGCTTCTGCTGCAGCGGCACGTAGGACACGGCGAACAGGACGCCGTCGGCGTCCTCAAGGCCGACCCAGTTGAAGTCCCAGTCGCCGACGTCGGAACCCAGCTGGGCGCTGTACACCACCTGGTTGGGGTTCACGAAGCCGGCATTCTCTTTCGGGACGTCATAGACGTGGACGATCTGCGCCGCCGGCGGCTTGCCCACAGCGCGGTCCACCGGTACGTCCGGGATCAGCCCGGGCACGTTGGCGAAGACAAACCGGGTGATGATCAGGGGCTTGCTCTGGCTTTGCTTCAGGGCGATCTGGCTTTCGCCCGCCAAGGTGATGCTGGCGCTCACGGTGCGCTCCTACAGGCTGGCGACCAGCGTCTGCTGGTCGTCGTTGAAGTCGATCAGGCCCAGTTGCAGGCCCACGGGGGTGATGGTCACGAAGTCATAGCGCCGGCAGGTGCGGCCGTACTGCTGGATCAGCACGCGCAGCAGCTCGGGGTTGAGCGACAGCTGTGCGTTGCTGAACTTCAGCAGCACCACGTCCCAGTCCCGGCCGGGCTGGCGCTCCTCTATCTCGACGTAGCCGACGCCCAGGCGCTCGAAGATGCGCTTCATGCCGGCGGTGCTGCCGGCGTCCACCGAATTGATGAAGGCGTACTTCACGCGCAGGCGGAACAGCGCTTCGGGCTCTCCGGTGAAGCGCGTCACGTCGCGCTGCCAGGCCCACAGCTCCAGGATCGCCAGGTGGCAGGTGTCGGGATCGATCTGCTGGTATGGCCAGCGCAGCCAGCCGGTGACCGTCTCCCACCAGGCCTGGGCGGCAGCGACCAGCTTGCTCAGCTCTGTTCCGCCGAGCCAGAAAGGCAGTTTCAGCTTGGTCATTGCACCGTCACCTTCAGCTGAGCCAGGCGCGGGATGTTCAGGCCGCTGACGATGTCCTGGCCGGGCATGAAGCGCAGCGAGGCGATGTCGGCGAACTGCTGGTGCAGTTCTTCGCTGAGGCGGCTGTAGCTGAACCGCGACTGGGGATAGGTCAGGGTCGGCTGGTAGTCCGTGGGCGTGCTTTC from Pseudomonas ekonensis encodes the following:
- a CDS encoding DUF4376 domain-containing protein, which encodes MTDKLVYQTNHLGIFVAAVTADESPLEPGVYLIPGGCVETAPPAIPEHKAAWWNGKAWQLVDYFGGVVVYSIDTGEPRTLEGFEPVPAGYTMKKPGPNQVWKDGEWIDDIDAVLAALQAKKLQLIESECAAHVAGGFSSSALGEAYRYGSAIDDQVSLNAQVLLGLDDTYPCYDAHQVMAFRPHTIAQLQKVSHDLVRFRQAAQQRAESLRQAVAKALQDKDLQAMRDIAWTVPA
- a CDS encoding phage tail-collar fiber domain-containing protein yields the protein MSASITLAGESQIALKQSQSKPLIITRFVFANVPGLIPDVPVDRAVGKPPAAQIVHVYDVPKENAGFVNPNQVVYSAQLGSDVGDWDFNWVGLEDADGVLFAVSYVPLQQKRKNIPPLQVGNNVTRNFLVAFDGAQALTGVTIDASTWQHDFTVRLAGIDERERQSNRSLYGRACFFADSLAFEKTANGFQLRPGTAYIEGIRVALAEALPITGVIPVGRINLDVCLERQLNDRVATWKVVYGEQADYTDSAGARHYCVPVAHFLSSVGFSDMRQPEPVTGPLIQHFAARDGDYANLRARGTTKEDIQLGNLPNAKSDDPETNSSEILATTAALNKVQKLVGDSMTGMVAGFALSSAPTGWLKCNGANVSRTTFATLFARLGTSFGAGDGSTTFGLPDLRGLFPRAWDDGRGIDPGRALGSYQEMLLASHAHSASAATAGDHAHLASTDAQGAHIHTAWTDAQGNHDHGFRYVDNGAGISIGASTAGGSAVTLELPYGQNADNRPYRTDYQGNHAHNVGIGWAEAHVHNVGVNVGGAHTHGIVVTPSGGNETRPKNMALLFCIKY
- a CDS encoding phage tail protein; its protein translation is MTKLKLPFWLGGTELSKLVAAAQAWWETVTGWLRWPYQQIDPDTCHLAILELWAWQRDVTRFTGEPEALFRLRVKYAFINSVDAGSTAGMKRIFERLGVGYVEIEERQPGRDWDVVLLKFSNAQLSLNPELLRVLIQQYGRTCRRYDFVTITPVGLQLGLIDFNDDQQTLVASL